A genomic stretch from Bdellovibrionota bacterium includes:
- a CDS encoding PPC domain-containing DNA-binding protein: protein MEHRKTEYGYYLKFDKDEKLHALLEKFMVDQKIGGAFYHGLGALKNSHLGFYHLDKKEYHRETFEREVELLNLTGSLTWFEGKPVVHSHVTLGDTDFNAFGGHLFEADVAVTVELSMTVFKDKIEREFVPDIGLNLITFCPIK, encoded by the coding sequence ATGGAACATCGTAAGACTGAATACGGATATTACCTAAAATTCGACAAAGATGAAAAGCTCCATGCACTTTTAGAAAAATTTATGGTTGATCAAAAAATCGGTGGGGCCTTTTATCACGGACTAGGTGCTCTTAAGAATTCTCACCTAGGATTCTATCATCTCGATAAAAAAGAGTATCATCGTGAGACATTCGAACGCGAAGTAGAACTCTTAAACCTCACTGGAAGCCTCACATGGTTTGAAGGCAAACCTGTAGTTCACTCGCATGTTACGCTTGGTGATACGGACTTTAACGCTTTTGGTGGGCATCTCTTTGAGGCCGACGTGGCCGTAACCGTAGAACTTTCAATGACAGTTTTTAAGGATAAAATAGAGAGAGAATTTGTACCGGATATTGGTCTTAATCTCATTACGTTTTGTCCGATAAAGTAA
- a CDS encoding tyrosine-protein phosphatase: MIIYLFLQLATAFALVSPFPSEVENLNIPNSHIIEDKSGTLIRGMRPRTYQDISELLNIGITDVIVFKDSKLEDKTTEQEITMLEKAGMKRKNITVIPFRWKEAESFETACLQTMEALTLMREVAQSNDRNLFFHCTVGEDRTGYLSAMYRILYQGIDPVDAWKNEMCENGYAEGNPQKPAEVVAEVHKNVSVIYQKMLHKVRFGYISGKNLDKTECSFDPERSSKFKLSKKFSKCKESSKYDPTIE; the protein is encoded by the coding sequence ATGATTATATATTTATTTCTCCAACTAGCGACGGCCTTTGCACTTGTGTCCCCATTTCCTTCGGAAGTGGAAAATCTTAATATTCCAAACTCACATATCATTGAGGATAAAAGTGGAACTCTAATTCGCGGAATGCGACCTAGAACCTATCAAGATATCAGCGAACTTCTAAATATCGGCATTACCGATGTGATTGTTTTCAAAGACAGCAAACTAGAAGACAAAACTACTGAACAAGAAATCACGATGCTTGAGAAAGCCGGAATGAAAAGAAAAAACATCACAGTTATTCCATTCAGATGGAAAGAAGCGGAAAGTTTTGAGACAGCTTGTTTACAAACAATGGAAGCTTTAACTCTAATGAGAGAAGTTGCTCAATCAAACGATAGAAATCTATTCTTTCATTGCACTGTTGGCGAAGATCGCACTGGATACCTATCTGCAATGTACAGAATCCTCTACCAAGGAATCGACCCTGTCGACGCTTGGAAGAATGAAATGTGTGAGAATGGTTATGCTGAAGGAAATCCGCAAAAGCCTGCTGAAGTCGTTGCAGAGGTCCATAAGAACGTATCTGTAATCTATCAGAAAATGCTTCATAAAGTCAGATTTGGATATATCAGCGGAAAAAACTTAGATAAAACTGAGTGTTCATTCGATCCAGAGAGAAGCAGCAAGTTCAAACTCTCTAAAAAATTCTCTAAGTGCAAAGAATCCTCTAAATACGATCCCACAATTGAGTAG
- the ettA gene encoding energy-dependent translational throttle protein EttA, translating to MAQIIYTMKGLTKSYNQKVILKDIYLSFFDGAKIGILGLNGSGKSTLLKIMAGLDKDYNGEAFVREGTKVGYLAQEPQLDDTKTVKENVLEGVKEIADLLTEFESIGAKFAEEMTPEEMDKLLNRQSALQDKIDATNAWDLERTLAIAMDALRCPPPDSPVKHLSGGERRRVALCKLLLSKPDILLLDEPTNHLDAESVAWLERFLHEYPGTVVAITHDRYFLDNVAGWILELDRSKGIPWEGNYSSWLEQKQKRLEGEEKTEGKRQKQLQRELEWVRQNPKARQTKSKARITAYEELLNQDIQSGINDLEIYIPPGPRLGEVVIKANKVAKAFDEKLLFENLEFNLPRGGIVGVIGPNGAGKTTLFNLITGKDKPDSGTFQVGETVQLAYVDQSRDSLAADKTIFQEICDNSEIIMVGNKEINGRQYVSKFNFSGADQQKKVGVLSGGERNRVHLAKMLKSGGNVILLDEPTNDLDVNTLRALEEALLNFGGCAVVISHDRWFLDRIATHILAFEGNSQVVWFEGNFKDYEADKKRRLGVEADTPTRIKYRKLTH from the coding sequence ATGGCACAAATTATTTATACAATGAAGGGCTTAACAAAGTCCTACAATCAAAAAGTTATTCTAAAAGACATCTACCTTTCATTTTTCGACGGCGCAAAAATCGGGATTCTAGGTCTCAATGGATCGGGGAAATCGACGCTGTTAAAAATCATGGCGGGTCTCGATAAAGACTACAACGGCGAGGCTTTCGTTAGAGAAGGAACAAAAGTTGGATATCTGGCTCAAGAACCACAATTGGATGATACCAAAACCGTAAAAGAAAACGTACTCGAAGGCGTGAAGGAAATTGCCGATCTCTTGACTGAATTTGAATCCATCGGGGCAAAGTTTGCAGAAGAGATGACTCCAGAAGAAATGGATAAACTCTTAAACAGGCAATCTGCACTTCAAGATAAAATCGATGCCACAAATGCTTGGGATTTAGAAAGAACATTGGCCATCGCCATGGACGCTCTCAGATGCCCACCTCCTGATTCTCCAGTAAAACATCTTTCGGGTGGAGAAAGAAGACGCGTGGCTCTTTGTAAATTGCTACTCAGTAAACCTGATATCTTATTGCTCGATGAACCAACCAACCACTTGGATGCGGAATCCGTAGCATGGTTAGAAAGATTCTTACATGAATACCCGGGGACCGTCGTGGCCATCACCCATGATCGTTACTTCTTAGATAACGTTGCGGGGTGGATATTAGAGCTTGATCGCAGCAAAGGCATTCCATGGGAAGGAAACTATTCTTCATGGCTAGAACAAAAACAAAAACGCTTAGAAGGCGAAGAAAAAACTGAAGGCAAACGCCAAAAACAACTTCAAAGAGAGTTGGAATGGGTTCGCCAAAATCCGAAAGCTCGTCAGACAAAATCCAAAGCACGTATTACGGCTTATGAAGAACTCCTCAATCAAGATATTCAGTCAGGAATCAACGATCTTGAAATCTACATTCCACCGGGACCACGACTTGGGGAAGTTGTTATCAAGGCCAATAAAGTTGCCAAAGCGTTTGATGAAAAATTATTATTTGAAAATCTCGAATTCAATCTTCCACGCGGTGGTATTGTAGGTGTGATCGGACCAAACGGTGCGGGTAAAACTACACTTTTCAATTTGATCACAGGAAAAGACAAACCCGATTCAGGAACATTCCAAGTGGGAGAAACCGTACAGCTTGCTTACGTGGATCAATCTCGTGATTCTTTGGCCGCAGATAAAACTATTTTCCAAGAAATTTGTGACAATAGCGAAATCATTATGGTGGGAAATAAAGAGATTAACGGAAGGCAGTATGTTTCGAAATTCAACTTCTCTGGTGCAGACCAACAGAAGAAAGTTGGCGTACTCTCTGGTGGAGAAAGAAACCGCGTGCATCTTGCAAAAATGCTTAAGAGCGGCGGAAACGTTATCTTACTCGATGAACCAACAAATGATTTGGATGTGAACACTTTAAGAGCGCTCGAAGAAGCACTTTTAAATTTTGGTGGCTGTGCGGTAGTTATTTCCCATGATCGCTGGTTCCTAGATAGAATCGCAACTCACATCTTGGCGTTTGAAGGAAACTCGCAGGTCGTATGGTTTGAAGGTAACTTCAAAGATTACGAAGCCGACAAAAAACGACGCCTCGGTGTAGAAGCCGATACACCGACTCGTATCAAGTACAGAAAGCTGACTCACTGA
- a CDS encoding flavohemoglobin expression-modulating QEGLA motif protein: protein MSDKKLFTAVEEFSKALVEAQRPIQILDSIKWKDDIFEKFKKSNYKELPKIGKNYYDNIPLKFDAEAKIKEFQEIRSRIEKTLGKNEPIAKMLIRNCQQYEDVVRMLMSRATHDFYKYSKALFGSANDLLIDNKTSLIEAGVMLNQILISIENSDLGVCYIKNIPSEDVVETLNEKLKKYFGDTEVTVKLDDGILSDAAAGSNYIKIKRGLKFSQRDMDIFEVHEGWVHVGTTLNGMNQPYAKWLSKGPPCTTAVQEGLAFLMEVFTFVCTPDRLRKINNRLMACEMAESGASFLHIYDYFRNLNQTEIEAFKNAHRLFRGGVIEGGAPFTKDISYSKGFIGTYNFIRSAIRIGKPEMIPFLFAGKVTLEDVPVLYEYSKMGLIEKPTYMPPQFSDLNGIAVWMSFSNFLNKMNMGTISDIMKQGMVK from the coding sequence ATGTCCGACAAAAAACTTTTTACAGCAGTCGAAGAATTTTCGAAAGCCTTGGTTGAAGCACAAAGGCCTATCCAAATTCTTGATTCCATAAAATGGAAAGACGATATCTTTGAAAAATTCAAAAAATCAAATTACAAAGAACTTCCAAAAATTGGAAAGAACTATTACGACAATATTCCTCTCAAATTTGATGCCGAAGCCAAGATCAAAGAATTTCAAGAGATCAGAAGTAGAATTGAAAAAACTCTTGGAAAAAATGAACCTATCGCAAAAATGTTGATTCGCAATTGCCAGCAGTACGAAGACGTCGTCCGCATGCTAATGAGTCGCGCCACTCATGATTTTTATAAATACTCTAAAGCTCTTTTTGGAAGTGCCAACGATCTATTGATCGATAACAAAACCTCATTGATCGAGGCCGGCGTGATGCTCAATCAGATTTTAATCTCAATTGAAAATTCAGATCTTGGCGTTTGCTACATAAAAAATATTCCATCCGAAGATGTTGTTGAAACTCTCAACGAAAAATTAAAAAAATACTTTGGTGATACCGAGGTTACCGTAAAATTAGATGATGGTATTTTATCAGATGCTGCCGCAGGATCAAATTACATCAAGATAAAACGTGGGTTAAAATTTTCTCAAAGAGATATGGATATTTTCGAAGTTCATGAAGGATGGGTCCATGTGGGAACAACTCTCAATGGAATGAATCAACCTTATGCAAAATGGTTATCAAAAGGTCCTCCGTGTACAACGGCCGTGCAAGAAGGCTTGGCTTTCTTAATGGAAGTTTTCACTTTTGTTTGCACTCCCGATAGACTTCGAAAAATCAATAATCGCTTGATGGCTTGTGAAATGGCTGAGAGTGGCGCAAGCTTTCTTCATATTTATGATTATTTTAGAAACCTCAATCAAACAGAAATCGAAGCTTTTAAAAACGCTCATAGATTATTCCGTGGTGGAGTAATTGAAGGCGGAGCTCCCTTCACCAAAGACATTTCTTACTCAAAAGGTTTTATTGGAACATACAATTTTATTCGAAGTGCCATACGGATTGGAAAACCAGAAATGATTCCATTCTTATTTGCCGGCAAAGTCACTCTGGAAGATGTTCCCGTTCTCTACGAATATTCAAAAATGGGATTAATCGAAAAACCCACTTACATGCCACCACAATTCAGCGACCTCAACGGCATCGCCGTATGGATGAGCTTCTCCAATTTCTTAAATAAGATGAACATGGGAACCATTTCCGACATCATGAAACAGGGCATGGTGAAGTAA
- a CDS encoding M14 family zinc carboxypeptidase, protein MIRNIFVAAVAVLLTSASFAANVQEGAFVLDQDKSILRSMAVNKDLTFDHPSINGFEVYGPKGLYQFLRNSGVQFVELNSLQLMTEDVLDYPSPEQIEAQLKDLNAAYPQLTQLIEIGRTNDGRPLLVLKISDNAAIDETEPEFKYISSMHGDEITGREVMVALAQKILKEYSVNPAIKQLVDSTEIYIMASMNPDGSYRRQRGNANYADLNRDFPDFSTSDNQDTPAGREIETQHIMKFQKSRQFALSTNFHGGAEVMNYAWDTIPDKHPFNDLLIEIALDYANKATYIKNNGEFENGITNGYAWYEVNGGMQDWSYHWYNDLQFTVELSTSKWPSYSKIPYYIEQNQEALISQIGYIHQGAGFKFDQSGIDGKVQISKIEGNALRNLGIYNFRNSEFYKVLPKGEYTFAINSQQLKGTKSIQVAVEKQDNKSITPNYVILSE, encoded by the coding sequence ATGATTCGTAATATTTTTGTGGCAGCTGTTGCTGTTCTTTTAACATCTGCATCTTTTGCAGCTAACGTTCAAGAGGGTGCTTTTGTTCTTGATCAAGATAAATCTATTTTGAGATCTATGGCGGTAAATAAGGATTTAACTTTTGACCATCCAAGCATCAATGGATTTGAAGTTTATGGTCCAAAGGGTCTTTATCAATTTTTAAGAAATTCTGGAGTTCAATTTGTTGAGTTGAACAGCTTGCAGTTAATGACAGAGGATGTTCTTGATTATCCATCTCCAGAGCAAATCGAAGCACAACTTAAAGATCTAAATGCGGCCTATCCGCAATTGACTCAATTGATTGAAATCGGTCGTACCAATGATGGACGTCCACTTTTAGTTTTAAAAATTTCTGACAACGCGGCTATCGATGAGACTGAGCCAGAGTTTAAATATATTTCTTCTATGCACGGTGATGAGATCACAGGCCGTGAAGTGATGGTGGCTCTTGCGCAAAAGATCTTAAAAGAATATTCAGTAAATCCAGCTATCAAGCAATTAGTTGATTCTACAGAAATCTACATCATGGCTTCGATGAATCCAGATGGTTCTTATAGAAGACAAAGAGGAAATGCAAACTACGCAGACTTAAATAGAGATTTCCCTGATTTTTCTACCAGCGATAATCAAGACACTCCGGCAGGTCGTGAAATCGAAACTCAACATATTATGAAGTTTCAAAAATCAAGACAGTTTGCTCTTTCTACAAACTTTCACGGTGGTGCAGAAGTAATGAACTATGCTTGGGATACAATTCCAGACAAGCATCCGTTCAATGATCTACTTATTGAAATTGCCTTGGATTACGCAAATAAAGCAACCTACATCAAAAATAACGGTGAATTTGAGAATGGAATCACGAATGGTTACGCTTGGTATGAAGTGAATGGTGGAATGCAAGACTGGAGTTACCATTGGTACAACGATCTTCAGTTCACGGTTGAGCTTTCAACCTCAAAATGGCCATCATACAGCAAAATTCCATACTACATTGAGCAAAACCAAGAGGCATTGATTTCTCAAATTGGTTATATTCATCAAGGTGCTGGATTTAAATTTGATCAATCTGGAATTGATGGAAAAGTTCAAATTTCGAAAATTGAAGGAAATGCTTTGAGAAATCTTGGTATTTACAATTTTAGAAATTCTGAATTCTACAAAGTATTACCAAAAGGTGAATATACGTTTGCAATCAACAGCCAGCAATTGAAAGGTACTAAAAGCATTCAAGTTGCAGTTGAAAAGCAAGACAACAAGTCCATTACTCCAAACTATGTGATTTTATCAGAATAG
- a CDS encoding DMT family transporter, translating into MSSRYSFSKLFLIAVVLQIVWGLVPSASNVVISEIPVELYIAIRWTISSLLFLGFLFFTSKWFPKMDKKTFVVMFLGILGYALASFGTLYGLKIGGVTNFALMGALNPIITSVTAILFLREKPGKLFYFALPLCILGLIMLVVGKHEISSWSVAFSSSILIIGAAVLEATVFVFSKKLKVHFTSFQYLAISQLAAALFMWILQLGFFQQTSQISNLSSNGWWAAIFVSVVACVLCYAILYWLLNYVDGHKLALFEGIHVISAALFGWYFFNESLNTLMIFGGFVLLAGLILGNLKSKNNKTKMEAIALENLTSK; encoded by the coding sequence ATGAGTTCTCGGTATTCTTTTTCAAAATTATTTTTGATAGCTGTAGTTTTGCAGATTGTTTGGGGTTTGGTTCCGAGCGCTTCTAACGTGGTCATTTCTGAAATTCCGGTGGAACTTTACATTGCTATTCGTTGGACAATATCTAGCTTATTGTTTTTAGGGTTTTTGTTTTTCACTTCAAAGTGGTTTCCAAAAATGGATAAAAAAACATTTGTGGTAATGTTTCTCGGTATCTTGGGTTACGCGCTTGCTTCTTTCGGAACATTGTATGGATTAAAGATTGGTGGAGTGACTAACTTTGCCCTCATGGGAGCTTTAAATCCCATTATAACTTCAGTCACGGCCATTCTATTTTTAAGAGAAAAGCCGGGAAAGCTTTTTTACTTTGCATTACCTCTGTGTATTTTGGGTCTCATTATGCTTGTTGTTGGTAAGCATGAAATCTCATCTTGGTCGGTGGCATTCTCTAGTTCCATATTGATTATAGGTGCGGCGGTACTTGAGGCTACCGTATTTGTATTTTCTAAAAAGCTAAAGGTGCACTTTACCTCTTTTCAATACTTGGCGATCTCTCAGCTGGCGGCAGCTCTCTTCATGTGGATTTTGCAGCTTGGATTTTTTCAGCAAACCTCTCAAATCAGCAATCTATCGTCCAATGGATGGTGGGCGGCAATCTTTGTATCTGTAGTCGCCTGTGTGCTCTGTTATGCAATTCTTTATTGGTTACTCAATTATGTCGATGGACACAAGCTGGCTTTGTTTGAAGGTATTCATGTAATTTCGGCAGCATTGTTTGGCTGGTATTTCTTTAATGAATCTTTAAATACGCTGATGATTTTTGGCGGATTTGTTTTATTGGCAGGGTTAATTCTGGGGAATTTGAAATCTAAAAATAATAAAACCAAAATGGAAGCGATCGCTTTAGAAAATCTCACTTCTAAGTAG
- a CDS encoding type II toxin-antitoxin system RelE/ParE family toxin, protein MEKFKIEISSTAEKALKKIPKKDLVRIVSLIQTLAINPFPSGCKKLSGEEETFRIRQGNYRIIYEIRKNKLLILILKIGHRKEIYR, encoded by the coding sequence GTGGAAAAATTTAAAATTGAAATTTCCTCTACAGCAGAGAAGGCTTTAAAAAAAATTCCTAAAAAAGACCTAGTTAGAATTGTAAGTCTCATACAAACACTTGCGATCAATCCTTTTCCTTCGGGTTGCAAAAAACTTTCTGGAGAAGAGGAAACATTCAGGATCAGGCAGGGGAATTACCGGATTATATATGAGATTAGAAAGAATAAACTTTTGATTCTTATTTTAAAAATTGGACACAGAAAAGAAATATATAGATAA
- a CDS encoding FHA domain-containing protein, with translation MGDTKPSIQVTITIDGTTTHKKVKMESFVIGRHANSDVNVLHPQVSRHHLKITTENHKLFFEDIGSSNGTYKQGKRLPVKTIFPFESEDVIQLGEDGPTIRVSIEEKKLTMPTSLPQLPESPKTPMAKTLVADPLSQPLAAQFVPPSLQKESDKSLIEANKQALQILHKAELQAESKAQSAYKHAIETEQNAEKHFQERLKAANVEAQKIFEEAREESLKLLQETRAQTQTLRDQAEKDARELRKSTEEKCIEILKDSEAQGQMIKTKRLSEADEIIEKKGQELLKATYEKIEKEKTAALTQLDSLKAKTSRVREDIQAAEEEKLKADKNLAELKREIKSQQDDHEARKSNYEKIKSDEKNMLSHIELMKKELAEQEKTLSKNKNDSEKLTLALSAMKQEKEDKEKEMSSQLQALKAKIEEEKAQITQKETDRTNQLKLQTAEAIKKFEKELIDEIMSKKTQMAKEILLQVESLCPTVAMNDDWKSKRSELDQVFQEVIGNSGQASANKVIDGKAKGRISTRTRERTTSLMLGLALGIFAAIGGEKALEHMDGNSPIERMVANAINNTKVELEKRKFNPPQETELKSNYVDAVIYTKDFTTLYTDATYQEAWSKAATLYLLKTWRLDEDRSTKALAVSAALVKDLAEKKENIHPDFVKSGLEKMRATEKETMARLKEELGGEVRLESFKKFEKRFFENYDRTPASSP, from the coding sequence GTGGGAGACACAAAGCCATCCATTCAAGTGACCATCACGATTGATGGAACTACGACTCATAAAAAAGTCAAGATGGAGAGCTTCGTCATCGGACGTCACGCGAACAGTGATGTCAACGTCCTTCACCCTCAGGTGAGTCGTCACCATTTAAAAATAACTACTGAAAATCATAAACTATTTTTTGAAGATATTGGATCTTCTAATGGAACTTATAAGCAAGGCAAAAGACTTCCAGTAAAAACAATTTTTCCATTTGAGTCGGAAGATGTTATTCAGTTGGGTGAAGACGGGCCAACAATCCGAGTAAGTATTGAAGAGAAAAAGCTTACAATGCCCACTTCCCTTCCACAATTACCAGAATCTCCAAAAACCCCTATGGCGAAAACCTTAGTCGCCGATCCACTGTCTCAACCTCTGGCTGCGCAATTTGTCCCACCGAGTTTGCAAAAGGAATCAGATAAATCTCTGATTGAAGCCAACAAGCAAGCTCTTCAAATTTTACACAAAGCGGAACTTCAAGCTGAATCGAAAGCACAAAGTGCCTACAAACATGCTATAGAAACTGAGCAAAATGCAGAAAAGCATTTTCAAGAACGTCTAAAAGCTGCAAATGTAGAAGCTCAAAAAATATTTGAAGAAGCGAGAGAAGAAAGTTTAAAACTTCTGCAAGAAACTCGCGCACAAACCCAAACCCTAAGAGACCAAGCTGAAAAAGATGCTAGAGAACTTCGTAAATCCACTGAAGAAAAATGTATTGAAATTCTAAAAGACTCTGAAGCTCAAGGGCAGATGATTAAAACAAAAAGATTATCTGAAGCTGATGAAATTATCGAAAAGAAGGGCCAAGAACTTTTGAAGGCTACATATGAAAAAATTGAAAAAGAAAAGACCGCTGCCTTAACGCAATTGGATTCATTAAAAGCAAAAACCTCTAGAGTTCGTGAAGACATCCAAGCAGCTGAGGAAGAAAAGCTTAAAGCTGACAAAAATCTTGCTGAATTAAAAAGAGAGATCAAATCCCAACAAGATGACCACGAGGCTAGAAAATCGAATTACGAAAAAATCAAATCTGATGAAAAAAATATGCTATCTCACATAGAACTTATGAAAAAAGAGTTGGCAGAGCAGGAAAAGACTTTGTCTAAGAACAAGAATGACTCTGAGAAGCTGACTCTGGCATTAAGCGCGATGAAACAAGAAAAAGAAGACAAAGAAAAAGAGATGAGCTCGCAACTTCAAGCTTTGAAAGCAAAGATAGAAGAAGAAAAAGCACAAATCACCCAAAAAGAAACAGACCGAACAAATCAACTGAAGCTCCAAACAGCTGAAGCCATCAAAAAATTCGAAAAAGAATTGATTGATGAGATAATGAGTAAAAAAACTCAAATGGCCAAAGAAATTCTTCTGCAAGTAGAGTCCCTATGCCCTACTGTGGCTATGAATGATGATTGGAAATCCAAACGTTCAGAGTTGGATCAAGTCTTTCAAGAAGTTATTGGAAATTCCGGGCAAGCCTCTGCAAATAAAGTGATTGATGGCAAAGCGAAAGGTAGAATCTCTACGAGAACAAGAGAGAGAACAACATCTTTGATGCTTGGATTAGCCTTGGGAATATTTGCAGCCATTGGTGGAGAAAAAGCTCTCGAGCATATGGATGGTAATTCACCTATCGAAAGAATGGTTGCAAACGCCATTAATAATACAAAGGTAGAATTAGAAAAGAGAAAGTTTAATCCTCCACAGGAAACAGAACTCAAAAGTAATTATGTAGATGCTGTGATTTACACAAAAGACTTCACAACCTTATATACTGATGCAACTTACCAAGAAGCTTGGTCAAAAGCCGCCACATTGTATTTGCTTAAAACATGGCGATTGGACGAAGATAGATCCACAAAGGCTCTCGCCGTTTCTGCCGCTCTTGTTAAGGACCTTGCAGAAAAGAAAGAAAACATTCATCCCGATTTCGTTAAAAGCGGATTAGAAAAAATGCGTGCCACAGAAAAAGAAACGATGGCCCGTCTCAAAGAAGAATTGGGCGGCGAGGTTCGCTTAGAATCTTTCAAAAAATTCGAAAAACGCTTTTTTGAGAATTACGACAGAACCCCAGCAAGCTCCCCATAG